A genomic window from Triticum urartu cultivar G1812 chromosome 7, Tu2.1, whole genome shotgun sequence includes:
- the LOC125523637 gene encoding moesin/ezrin/radixin homolog 1-like, producing MDDIVDALVLKLQSKICYHRDANVDYLEIKTMVDKLVEANKKLKDEKVDFQDVINMVMEEKENLQHDYQVIKEQMTKREEQLETVKKELEEAKHEHVAANKELEEEKHGHVATKKDLAATEQQLAQRSEELEDLRKKLQESEPVPSTRVTRSAHKRQMVLHGSLSNDAAGHRQKKHRAYQHATQDVTWR from the exons ATGGATGATATTGTTGATGCATTGGTTCTTAAGCTCCAGTCAAAGATATGCTATCATAGGGATGCCAATGTCGACTACCTGGAAATCAAGACAATGGTTGATAAACTCGTAGAAGCGAACAAAAAGCTCAAGGATGAGAAAGTGGACTTCCAGGATGTAATTAATATGGTCATGGAAGAAAAGGAAAATTTACAGCATGACTATCAAG TAATCAAGGAGCAGATGACAAAAAGGGAGGAGCAACTTGAAACTGTAAAAAAGGAACTTGAAGAAGCAAAACATGAACATGTGGCAGCAAATAAGGAGCTTGAGGAAGAAAAACATGGCCATGTGGCAACAAAGAAGGACCTTGCGGCGACAGAACAACAACTTGCTCAAAGGAGCGAAGAGCTGGAGGATTTAAGGAAGAAGCTTCAAGAGAGTGAACCTGTACCTTCCACAAGG GTAACAAGATCTGCACATAAGCGGCAAATGGTGCTCCATGGGTCGTTGAGCAACGATGCGGCTGGACATCGCCAAAAGAAACATAGGGCCTATCAGCATGCAACCCAAGATGTGACTTGGAGGTGA